In one window of Hevea brasiliensis isolate MT/VB/25A 57/8 chromosome 10, ASM3005281v1, whole genome shotgun sequence DNA:
- the LOC110635099 gene encoding linamarin synthase 2-like, whose amino-acid sequence MGSIASPKPHAVLVPYPAQGHVSPLMQLGKLLHSRGFHITFVNTEHNHRRLIRSRGQEFINGLPDFKFKAIPDGLPPTDRDATQHVPSLCDSTRKNCLAPFKELIAKLKASTDVPPITCIISDGVMAFAIDAARHFGIPEFQFWTASAGSFMAYLHHVELVRRGIVPFKDESFMHDGTLNQPVDFIPGMPNLKLRDMPSFIRVTDVNDIMFDFIGSEAHRSLKADAIIFNTFDEFEQEVLDAIAAMYPKIYTIGPFTLLEKGIPEGKSKAFRSSLWKEDLSCLEWLDKREPDSVVYVNYGCVTTITDKQLIEFAWGLANSKHPFLWIVRPDIVMGESAVLPEEFYEEIKDRGLLVNWVPQDRVLQHPSVGVFLSHCGWNSTMECVSGGKPLICWPFFGEQQTNCKYACDVWKTGMELSTDLTRDELVGIIKELMETEKGKEMKRNAVEWRKKAEAATSIGGVSYNNFDRFIKEAILQEKSE is encoded by the exons ATGGGTTCAATTGCATCCCCTAAACCTCATGCAGTTCTAGTCCCATACCCTGCACAAGGGCATGTGAGTCCCCTGATGCAGCTTGGGAAGCTTTTACACTCTCGTGGCTTTCACATCACTTTTGTCAATACTGAGCATAACCACAGACGCTTAATTCGTTCCAGAGGTCAGGAATTCATTAATGGCCTTCCAGATTTCAAGTTTAAAGCGATCCCAGATGGGTTGCCACCTACTGATCGTGATGCCACCCAACATGTTCCTTCACTTTGTGATTCTACCAGAAAGAATTGCTTGGCTCCTTTCAAAGAGCTAATTGCCAAGCTAAAAGCTTCCACTGATGTGCCTCCAATTACTTGCATAATTTCAGATGGAGTCATGGCCTTTGCTATTGATGCCGCTCGACATTTTGGCATTCCAGAGTTCCAATTTTGGACTGCCTCAGCCGGAAGCTTCATGGCTTACCTACATCATGTTGAACTCGTCAGAAGGGGCATCGTCCCAttcaaag ATGAAAGTTTCATGCATGATGGCACTCTTAATCAACCAGTTGATTTCATTCCGGGAATGCCTAACCTGAAACTGAGGGACATGCCTAGCTTTATCAGAGTCACTGATGTAAACGACATAATGTTCGATTTTATAGGATCAGAAGCACATAGGAGTCTGAAAGCTGATGCAATCATTTTCAACACATTCGATGAGTTTGAACAAGAAGTGCTAGATGCCATTGCAGCCATGTACCCCAAGATTTATACTATAGGTCCATTTACCCTGCTTGAGAAGGGCATACCTGAGGGCAAGTCCAAGGCATTTAGATCAAGCTTATGGAAGGAGGATTTAAGCTGTCTAGAGTGGCTCGATAAAAGAGAGCCAGACTCAGTTGTGTATGTAAACTATGGCTGTGTTACTACAATAACAGACAAACAGCTTATAGAATTTGCCTGGGGTCTTGCAAATAGCAAGCATCCATTTTTATGGATTGTTAGGCCTGATATTGTGATGGGTGAATCCGCAGTATTGCCTGAGGAATTTTACGAGGAAATCAAGGACAGAGGATTGCTGGTGAATTGGGTACCGCAAGATCGTGTTCTTCAACACCCATCAGTTGGTGTTTTCCTCTCACATTGTGGATGGAATTCTACCATGGAATGTGTTTCTGGTGGCAAGCCTCTCATCTGCTGGCCTTTCTTTGGTGAGCAACAAACAAATTGCAAATATGCGTGTGATGTGTGGAAGACTGGCATGGAGCTTAGTACTGACTTAACCAGAGATGAACTAGTGGGTATCATCAAGGAACTGATGGAAACtgagaaaggaaaagaaatgaagagaaatgcTGTGGAATGGAGAAAGAAAGCAGAAGCAGCCACCAGTATTGGAGGAGTATCTTACAATAACTTCGACAGATTCATTAAGGAGGCCATCCTTCAAGAGAAGTCTGAGTAA